One genomic segment of Fusobacterium nucleatum includes these proteins:
- a CDS encoding Dps family protein, with product MKNKENLNRYLSNLGILITKTHNLHWNVVGARFKAIHDYTEALYDHYFEKFDEVAETFKMKGEFPLVKVADYLKHATVKELEAKDFTIPEVVASIKEDMELMLADAKKIREIANEEDDFLVVSMMEDHIEYFVKQLWFINAMAK from the coding sequence ATGAAAAACAAAGAAAATTTAAACAGATATTTATCAAATTTAGGAATATTAATTACTAAAACTCATAATCTACATTGGAATGTAGTCGGAGCTAGATTTAAAGCTATACATGATTATACAGAAGCATTATATGATCATTACTTTGAAAAATTTGATGAAGTTGCAGAAACTTTTAAAATGAAAGGGGAGTTTCCATTAGTAAAAGTTGCTGATTACTTAAAACATGCAACTGTTAAAGAATTAGAAGCTAAAGATTTTACAATCCCAGAAGTAGTAGCTAGTATAAAAGAAGATATGGAGTTAATGTTAGCAGATGCTAAAAAGATAAGAGAAATTGCTAATGAAGAAGATGATTTCTTAGTAGTTAGTATGATGGAAGATCATATTGAATACTTTGTAAAACAATTATGGTTCATTAATGCTATGGCTAAATAA